In the genome of Bremerella sp. P1, the window TTGCGCTGTGGTAGCGGATCATCCTCGATCACAGTTACTGGGCCGTTTTGTCCGTCGGCTTTGCATTCGCGAGTTACCCAGGTCACGTGCGTTTCAAGCGTCTCACGGGCCAATACGCTCAGCTGACAAATATTAGTCGCCGCAGAGTGCCCAGCTCCGATCACCAGGATTTGCTGATTGGCGTAACGCTTCGCGTCTTTCCCATGGGAATCGATCAGGCCGGTTTCAAAATTGGGGCGAGCCGCCAGCTCTCCGATGGCTGGACTCCCCCCGCCACCAATGAAGTTCGGCTGACCAACCACACCACTGCAATCCAGCACGATATCGCTCTCAAAGACGTGCTCGCGCCCGCTTTCATCCTTGGCCAGAGTCACCAGAGTAGTCTCGCTCCGCTGTGGTTGGCCAAAGTTTTCAGTCTTGGTTTGGGAACTTCGTGCGACCGAAAGCACGGTGTGCCTTAGCTTCAAGCAATCGACCACCAAATCGCTATCGGCCAGCGGCTGTAGGTATTGCTCGAGGTACTGACCATAAGTCACAAATTGATCGCTTAGAGGGAGCGAAAGATCTGGATGTTGAGCGGCCAGTGCCGACTTACCCAGCTTGGTGCAATTGGCGCTGAACGGAGTGAACATGCGAACGTGCTCACATTTCCGCAAATGAGCACCCACCTCACCGGACTCGAGAACGGTCACTTTGTACCCCAGAAATCGAGCATACAAAGCGGCTTCAATGCCAATCGGTCCGGCACCAACAATCACGATCTGGGCAGGCGATTCCACTGCCATCCGATGGCCTCTGTATTTAGGGGAAGGTTGCCATGTTGATTCGGCCTAGTTCAATCTGAGCAAGGCGTCATCCACTGGTAACGATTATAGGGAAGAATTGGCCGCTCGCTCTGCCCACATCGGCCAAAGGAAGAAAATCGAGGTGGTTTCTGGTGAGCCACGTCTCCCCCCTGACAGGCATGACCTAAAGTTACGCAGGGATTTTTGAGCACGATATATCATGCATCGCTCTTCCCTGCGTTAATGAAATTGAAGTGGAACCATACACTTGGGGCGAGATAATGGTCCAAAGCACACTACGTGTACTCGTAGTTGATGACTCGAAATTGATTCAAACATTGATCTCGGATCTGTTGGAAGAAGCGGCTGATATTGAAGTGATCGCGACCGCGTCTGACGGACGTGAGGCCGTCAAATTGGCGCGCAGTTTGAAGCCGGATGTCATCACGCTCGACGTACAGATGCCCAAAATGGATGGGCTGGAAACGCTCGAAGCCATCCTTTCCGAGCAACTGATCCCAGTCATTATGGTTAGTGCCACTACGCAACTTGGTGGTCAGATTACGCTCGAAGCACTCGACCGTGGTGCAATCGATTACATCGCGAAGCCGGAAGGGCTGAAAGAAGCGGAAACAACACTTCGGACCGAGCTTGTCCGACGAATTCGCATGGTCGCCAATACCGACGTGGACAAAGTCCTCACGATGCGTCGTGAGCGTGCGGAGAAGCGAAAAGAACGCCGCGAAAAACTCGGACTGTCAACGGAGTCGAAAGCGATACCCAAACGAATCTCTGCGGAGCAGCTTCCGGTATCGGACAAATGCATCGCCCTGGGGATCTCGACTGGGGGCCCCCCTGCCCTGGCATCGATGTTCGAGGTCTTGCCCGACAGTCTTCCACCAATGGTGATCGTGCAGCACATGCCGGCCAACTTCACACAAGCATTCGCCGGCCGCTTGAATTCGCTCTCGAGGGTTAACGTCAAAGAAGCCGAAACCGGCGACGTCCTTCAGCCTGGACATGCTTACCTGGCCCCTGGCGGCAAGCACCTGGAGGTCATCCGCAACGGTGCCAAGGGAGGCAAGCTGCTGGTCCGGGATGGTGACTTTGTCAGTGGCCACCGACCGTCGGTCGACGTGATGATGTCGTCGGCCGTGAAGGTTTATCAGGATCGACTCTTAGGGGTCATCATGACAGGCATGGGACGCGATGGCTCGGATGGCTGCGGAGAAATCAAAGCCGCTGGCGGTTATGTGCTGGGACAAGACGAAGCGACCTCTGACGTTTACGGCATGAATAAAGTCGCCTTTCTCGCCGGCAACGTCGATCGCCAGTTCTCGCTCGACGAAGCCGCAGCGACAGTCACCGCCCAGGTTCGTCGCTTGTGGGGCGCCGCGAAAGTGTCTTAATCGTTAGGCACGATTCACGCGGAATGGCTGCAGATCAATCTGTGGCTTCTCGCCGCACATCAATTGGCTCATTACCGCAGCGGTTGCCGGAGAAAGATGTAATCCGCTGCGATAGTGTCCTGCTGCCAAATAGACGTTGGACAGGCCTGGCAATTGCCCCAGGTAAGGAATCCGATCGACGCTGGCAGGTCGGAGCCCCGACCACGCTTTCACTCGCTTGGCACTGGCAAGCTTGGGCACCCACTCGCGAGCAAACTGAGTAAGGTCTTCGATTGCTTCCGCTGTATTCGACTTGTCGAAGCCAACTTCTTCGACCGTCGCCCCAACCAGCACCAGGCCGTCTCTGCGGGGCACGATATAACGAACCCCTTCATTGATCGGCGACGAGAAGAATCGTTCGCCAGCATCAAGCAGGACAAGCTGTCCACGAATCGGCTCGATCTCGGGACGTTGCATCCGTCCTGAAAAATTCCCCTGATCAAGGACCTGATCGGTCAACAGTTGTGACCATGCCCCGGTCGCCAGACAGCAAGCTCCGGGAAAGATCTCTTGGCCATTCACTTCGACCGATGCAAGTTCTTCCCCTTGAAATCGCCAACTTGCGACTTCCGTGTTTTCGAGAAAGCGAACGCCGCGATTTCGGCAACCTTGCACAAGTGCCTGAAGATGACGCGGATTACGCACCACCGCTTCGCCCGGCAGATATACGGCGTCCCGCATCGAATGGCTCGACTGCAAATGTGGAAAGCGTTCGGCAACTTGCTGGGGATCAAGCCGTTGGACTTCTACCCCCTCCTCTTCGTAGTGCACGCAGGCCATGCGGAGTGACGCCGCTTCGCCAGGATCGCGGGCAAGATAAAGGCCACCGGTGATCTCGAACTCGTTATCAATCTCCGTTTCTGCTTTCAGCTGAGCCGACCACTCGGGGAACAGCCGATGGCTCAGACCGCGGAGCTGTTCCTGAGGATCCCAGGCCTCGTTCTCGTTCGCGGGAGGCAGCAAGCCGGCTCCTGCCCATGAGGCCTCGCGCCCCAACTGGCCTTTCTCGACGAGCAAGACCTGGCGACCCTTTCCGGCAAGTTCGTAGGCTATTGAAAGACCGATCACCCCCCCTCCGACCACGAAGAAATCAGGGCGAGAACTAGCAAGCGAGGGCAATTCAGATCACCTAAACCCAGGAAGGAAGCGAGGCAAAGATAGGCTCGCTTTGGCAGTAACGACGACGACAGATGACTTATGACGCTGGCTCGGTAACTCGCTTGGCTTCCGCCTCGAGCGTCCGCTTGAGCAACATCGGTGAAACTTTGCCGCGGAAGCGAACTTTGCCATTTATTTCGACCACGGGCACAGTGGTGTTAAATTTCTGCGACAGTTCCGGATCGGTGTCGATATCAACCAACGTAATGTCCGACACGAACTTTCGGACCACCGACTCGGCGTTTTCGCAGCAATGGCACCCTTGCCGCGTGTAGAGAACAATCCGAGCAACATACAGTTGAGGGGAATCGGAGCTCACCGATCGATCACCTTATTAAGATTCGTTGAAGCTACCTGCCGGCCCGCTGAACAAAGACCACTACAAACATACGTAGGGATTCGATTTTACCCTTTGACATAGGGGAAGATTCCTAACGGCAGCAAACCAGTGAAAATTGCCAGAGAATGTTGTTTGGAGCAATATGTCTCTGTTAGTCTATACTTTGAATCAATCTCATGACTTTCCCCTGCATAGAGGATTTTCCTCCCAAACGCCGCGGAAGTAAAGCACTTCTAAGGCACACGAGCGACGTACCGTTTCGCCACACATCGAGTTCGCATGCCAGCAGTTGTTGACTCCAATCGATTTATCGAGCTGATCCGCAAGAGCAAGCTCGTTGATCCGTCTGCTCTCGAGCAGGCGGTGGAGGATCTGCATGCTTCCAACGAGGGAGGGCTTCCCGACGACCTGGACGCGATGCAGAAGTTCTTCGTCGACCGGCAGCTGCTCACGAATTGGCACTGTGAAAAGCTCCGCAACGGAAAGTACAAAGGATTTTACCTCTCGAAGTACCGCCTGCTGAAGCACTTAGGTACCGGCGGGATGAGTAGCGTTTACCTGGCGGAGCATACCTTGATGAATCGCAAAGTCGCGATCAAGGTGCTTCCCCGCCGACGCGTTAACGATGCTTCGTACCTCGCTCGCTTTCATCTCGAAGCCCAGGCTGCCGCCCACCTGGACCATCCAAATATCGTCCGGGCGTTCGACGTCGATAACGAAGACAATACCCATTACATCGTGATGGAGTACGTTCCCGGTGCCGATCTTCAGCAAATTGTGCGAGAACGAGGACCGGTTCCGTTTGAAGCGGCAGCAGATTACATCGCTCAAGCCGCCGATGGCCTGCAACACGCCCACGATAAGGGCGTCGTTCACCGAGACGTGAAACCGGCCAATTTGCTGCTGGACGATCGAGGTGTCGTTAAGATCCTGGATATGGGTTTGGCCCGCATCAAGCAGGACGAGGACGCCTCGCTGACGATCGCCCATGAAGAAAACGTCCTGGGAACGGCGGATTACTTGGCTCCTGAACA includes:
- the thiO gene encoding glycine oxidase ThiO translates to MVGGGVIGLSIAYELAGKGRQVLLVEKGQLGREASWAGAGLLPPANENEAWDPQEQLRGLSHRLFPEWSAQLKAETEIDNEFEITGGLYLARDPGEAASLRMACVHYEEEGVEVQRLDPQQVAERFPHLQSSHSMRDAVYLPGEAVVRNPRHLQALVQGCRNRGVRFLENTEVASWRFQGEELASVEVNGQEIFPGACCLATGAWSQLLTDQVLDQGNFSGRMQRPEIEPIRGQLVLLDAGERFFSSPINEGVRYIVPRRDGLVLVGATVEEVGFDKSNTAEAIEDLTQFAREWVPKLASAKRVKAWSGLRPASVDRIPYLGQLPGLSNVYLAAGHYRSGLHLSPATAAVMSQLMCGEKPQIDLQPFRVNRA
- a CDS encoding glutaredoxin family protein → MSSDSPQLYVARIVLYTRQGCHCCENAESVVRKFVSDITLVDIDTDPELSQKFNTTVPVVEINGKVRFRGKVSPMLLKRTLEAEAKRVTEPAS
- a CDS encoding protein-glutamate methylesterase/protein-glutamine glutaminase, with the translated sequence MEPYTWGEIMVQSTLRVLVVDDSKLIQTLISDLLEEAADIEVIATASDGREAVKLARSLKPDVITLDVQMPKMDGLETLEAILSEQLIPVIMVSATTQLGGQITLEALDRGAIDYIAKPEGLKEAETTLRTELVRRIRMVANTDVDKVLTMRRERAEKRKERREKLGLSTESKAIPKRISAEQLPVSDKCIALGISTGGPPALASMFEVLPDSLPPMVIVQHMPANFTQAFAGRLNSLSRVNVKEAETGDVLQPGHAYLAPGGKHLEVIRNGAKGGKLLVRDGDFVSGHRPSVDVMMSSAVKVYQDRLLGVIMTGMGRDGSDGCGEIKAAGGYVLGQDEATSDVYGMNKVAFLAGNVDRQFSLDEAAATVTAQVRRLWGAAKVS
- a CDS encoding NAD(P)-binding domain-containing protein, giving the protein MAVESPAQIVIVGAGPIGIEAALYARFLGYKVTVLESGEVGAHLRKCEHVRMFTPFSANCTKLGKSALAAQHPDLSLPLSDQFVTYGQYLEQYLQPLADSDLVVDCLKLRHTVLSVARSSQTKTENFGQPQRSETTLVTLAKDESGREHVFESDIVLDCSGVVGQPNFIGGGGSPAIGELAARPNFETGLIDSHGKDAKRYANQQILVIGAGHSAATNICQLSVLARETLETHVTWVTRECKADGQNGPVTVIEDDPLPQRKRVASEANQLLVEENGHLVHWPETTVKSMHYEPQNDQFHVTLEGKHTGIHTFNRIVANVGYRPNLEILQELQLDLCPNTEGTKSLIQPEPNFYILGSKSYGRDSSYLISDGLGQIRRVFAIIGDRENLDLYADPPSGSNQA